AATCCCTGAGATCAGCTTATCTCCATGACGAGTGGAAAATCGTAATGAGCGATCCAGCTATTATGAGGCAGGCCGCGGAGATAACCAAAGGAGATCGTAACGTCTACAACATCCTCCAGTCAATTTATGAATGGATGGTGGCCAATGTGCGATATTCCTCTAGTGATTCCTCAGGGGATCCATCGAGCAGTGTGGAGACGCTGTCATCTTTGACCGGAGATTGCGATGATCAGTCGATACTTTTCTGCGCCCTGGCCAGAGCCGCTGGCGTTCCCGCTTGGCTGCAACTCGGGGCTCTTTATGATTCGCAGAGAGATGCTTGGAGCGGCCATGGTTGGGTGCAGGCCTATGTTCCTTTTAAAGATGCTGGAGGAGAACTGGTATGCATCGATACGGTAAACAGGGATTTCATGATCTGGAAGCCCAACCGCCTAGCAGAGTTCACGGATGATGGTGACGGACAGCATCTCCGTGATTACTATTATTCCTTCACATACACTTACGATCAGCATAGCTATCCAGTAGGTCTGAGCCCTACTTATCATGACAGCTATCGCTCAATAATTCATCAAGAGAGTACAGAAAAGGTGTTGCTGGCAAAATCAGGATTCTGTGAATTTTCATTCTCCCAAAACATGCAGAGAGCGGTCAAGGTGGAAGAGGCCTGAAGACGCCGGGCATCGGCTCGTAGGCTATGCCTTCGGAAAGCATCCTGGCCAGAATTTCAG
This Methanomassiliicoccales archaeon DNA region includes the following protein-coding sequences:
- a CDS encoding transglutaminase-like domain-containing protein — its product is MANGAKRKLRLAVTALAIIIIIILLLTPSFQNFIVQLLLSPFQERAPKYVIYRLERQLRVDANGGTVYNFTLDLPMPVNVSMGNRTLQEITSIMAFPEGRQSIRYGLPWRVWQHGPLIGTSKYIVTITYDIKVETQIWKIDAKSSGEVSDIPQSLRSAYLHDEWKIVMSDPAIMRQAAEITKGDRNVYNILQSIYEWMVANVRYSSSDSSGDPSSSVETLSSLTGDCDDQSILFCALARAAGVPAWLQLGALYDSQRDAWSGHGWVQAYVPFKDAGGELVCIDTVNRDFMIWKPNRLAEFTDDGDGQHLRDYYYSFTYTYDQHSYPVGLSPTYHDSYRSIIHQESTEKVLLAKSGFCEFSFSQNMQRAVKVEEA